A window from Eubalaena glacialis isolate mEubGla1 chromosome 1, mEubGla1.1.hap2.+ XY, whole genome shotgun sequence encodes these proteins:
- the LOC133094940 gene encoding myeloid leukemia factor 1-like — translation MRQMMRNFSEPFGRDMFSISDCRGRACNHTRHEDGENSLTCTDVNPLQAMDQIMLNIQNSMQELQRNFGHFSMDPNGHLFSSSSIMTYSKVGDEQPKVFQTSTQTRRAPGGIKESRRALRDSESGLEKMAVGHHLHDRAHVIKKSKNSKTGDEEVNQEFINMNESDAHAFDDEWQNEILKYKPSGQWLNLENSGM, via the coding sequence ATGCGACAGATGATGAGAAATTTTTCTGAACCTTTTGGAAGAGACATGTTCAGCATCTCTGATTGTAGAGGAAGAGCTTGTAACCATACGAGACATGAGGATGGAGAAAACTCCTTGACTTGTACAGATGTCAACCCTCTTCAGGCAATGGACCAAATAATGTTAAATATACAAAACAGTATGCAGGAATTACAAAGAAACTTTGGTCACTTTTCAATGGATCCAAATGGACATTTGTTTAGTTCTTCCTCAATTATGACTTATTCCAAAGTAGGAGATGAACAACCAAAGGTTTTCCAGACCTCAACTCAAACTCGCAGGGCTCCAGGAGGAATAAAGGAAAGTAGGAGAGCACTGAGAGATTCTGAGAGTGGACTAGAAAAAATGGCTGTTGGTCATCACCTTCATGACCGAGCTCATGTCATTAAAAAGTCAAAGAACAGCAAGACTGGAGATGAAGAGGTCAATCAAGAGTTCATCAATATGAATGAAAGTGATGCTCATGCTTTTGATGATGAGTGGCAAAATGAGATTCTGAAGTACAAACCAAGTGGACAATGGCTCAATCTAGAAAACTCTGGGATGTGA